In the genome of Anabaena cylindrica PCC 7122, the window AAAGGGAATCAATAGCAATCCGGGCTGGTTTAAAATCGGCAATCTCTGATTTAATAATTTGTAAGTGATCTTCTAATCCCGTTGATTCGGGATATGTACAAATTATTTTTAGTAATCCTTGGTCTTCTAATTCTTCAAAGTCAATTCCCCAGGAATAAGCATTGCGAGACAGTTGAGCGCGGGATTCTTCGTAAGCAAATAATATGGCTCGCTCACCGCCAACACAACCATCTTGAATGAATTTGCTGACTAACAGAGTTTTACCAGTACCAGTAGCCCCTGTGGCTAAAATAATTGAATCTTTAAAGAAACCACCACCACACATTTCATCCAGGGTTTTGACTCCTGAAGATACGCGGACATTTGAAGATCTTTGTGTTAAACGCATTGCGCCTAAAGGAAAAATGTTGACTCCTGCGTTGGTGATTGTAAATGGATATTCACCCTTCATGTGAGTCGTACCGCGCAATTTGAGAATTTCTAGTGTGCGTCGGCGGCGTTCTCCTTCTAAGACGTTGCGAACAATTACCACATTGTCAGAGACAAATTCTTCTACACCAAAAGATGCTACTGGCCCATATTCTTCACCACGCTCAGTTGTAATTATAGTGGTGACACTCAGTTGTTTGAGACGTGCTACCAATCGAAATATTTCCCGCCGCACTACTCCCACAGCTTCATATTGCTGGAATACTGCTGTGATGGAATCTATGGAAACACGGTTAGCTTTGTATTTGCGAATCGCATATTGTAAGCGCTCAATTAAAGCCGAAAGGTCAAAATTCCCAACAATATCTTGACCTTCAGGATCAGGTGATGCGTCGAGAATAAATAGTTTTCCTTCTTCAATTAGTCGTGGCAAATTCCATCCAAAAATATGGGCATTTTTTATGATATCGCTTGGTGATTCCTCAAAGGTTACAAATACTCCTGGTTCATCAAAGTAGGTGATGCCATTATAAAGAAATTGGAGAGATAATAAAGTTTTTCCTGTACCAGACGTGCCACTGACTAAGGTTGTTCTACCAACTGGTAAACCGCCATGACTAATGTCGTCAAAGCCCTCGATCATTGTGCGAATTTTCTCTACACCCCCAATTGGTGGATTTGGTTTTTTTTGTTGCTCTTTGTCACTCATTGCTGATCACATCATGGTATTTAAACTGTTTTTTAAAATTACTAAAGCTTTGATTATGTTCAGTAATATCTTACTCTTCCCAGTCTTCTTCACTTAATTCTTCATAGAGTAAGTCTAATCCTATCAATACTCTTTCTCTATCGGAAAGATCACCGATAATTTTGCGGACAGGGGGGGGTAATATTTTAGATAATGTTGGTGTGGCGAGTATTTTGTCTTCTTCGGCTAGTTGTGGGTTTTTGAGGACATCTATTACTTTTAAAGCATAAACACCTTGAAACTCCTGTTCTAGTATATTTTTAAGTGTGTTTAATGCCCGTACGGAGTTGGGTGTGTTCCCAGCTACATAAAGCTTGAGAACATAAGTTTTTCCGATTTTATTCATAAATTTATAGACTAGGTATGAGTATAGAAATACAAAATATGCGGACGCATTTGCCTGAATTGACTGCAGATGCCAGTTATAATTAGCTCCATTCAGTTCATTTTAGAAACCGAACATCTATATGCTTCACACAGATTTGCCAAAATATCTATCAAGGTTAGTCGGTAATCTAGTAATGTTTCATCACTTCTTCCTTCTAACCTTAGTTGCTTGGAAAATTCGTCAATGAGTTCCATGTGCATTTCTATAATTCTTGGCACAGGAATATTAGCATAAAATAAGGCGTTGATAAATTTATCAATTATTATCTTTAGATTTTTGTCTGTGGTAAAGTAATTTATCAAAATGACGCGGTAATCTGATTTAAGTTTTTCTAATATTTCCTGCTTTTCGGCAGGACTCATTTCCTGAAACCATTGTTGATTACACGCTAAGACATAACTATATTTCTGACTGTGTGCCAATTGTGCATTTATGTTTAACTGTCTAATTTTTTGTAAAGAGGAAATTTTCACAGGGGTAATAACTGCCAGTGGCCATGCAAACAATTGAGTAATAATACTCTCTAGGAAATTCCATAACTGCTCAATTAAACTTTGATGACTATACAGAGGATCATAATTATCTAAATATTTTTTAACATCAGATCGCCAAATCAATAATATAGGTAATATCATTTATTGTTTATATATTTTCTTTGAGATGAGCGCTTCGACTATGGTGTCTGGGCTAATTTATTCGGGTAAAAGCTTTTAAGTAAAACCTGGTTAAAGAGCGCCTTATGTCAACAAATATTGAAGAATTGCTACTTTATCACCTATCTAAATGGGGTGAATGGTATAACTTAACTAAGTAGCTGATGAAGGGTTGAGCAGAAAGGATGGAGTAGCTAATTTCCTGATATGAGTTATGTATATCTATCTGAATGTAGATTTTTTCATTTCACTCCTTGATAAGATACATAAACGAACTTAAAGTATTGTCGCATTCTAAATCATTATAATTCCTCAAGGTTCTAAAGCGAATCTTTGGAGCGATAATTGTTTTAGCTGTAACTATAGATGAGGAGATTAAATACCAGTATTTGACTGGTAAAAATGGCCGCTCTGCCAACAGGGTGAGCAGTGGGAAGTATGGAGGCTCTGGAAACTGTGGGAGGCAAGCGATTGTCTGTCAGAGCCAGTTTAGTTGCTTCATTTAAATTTGAATTGTAACCAGAGACGCTTATATGAGTCTTCTTGAAGGATATTGCTTCAGGTATGAAAACCATCAGCACTTTGGCAGATGTTGAAGCCAGAGGCGACGACAGGAAGAATGACCCCCTAAGCCTTATGTTAATGCTACATTACCCGCTTTATGACTTTCTAGCAACCGTACCCAGCTGCCCAGAAACGAGTACTCTGGCAGTGGTGCTGGAGATTTTGGAGAAGGAGCAGTGCGATCGCCTGGTAGTGGTGAATCAACAACAATGCCCAATCGGATTGTTGTACTCTGCTAGTTTAATCCCGAAATTATTGGCAGCCGCCAGTGGTGAAACGTTTTTAAATCTACAACAGCCGATATCTACGTTGAATTCTAGTCTGATTTCGCCAATACAGACAATACCAGCTTCTGAACGGCTAGAAAAATTTAGTTTGGTTTTGCCATGCCAACAAAACCAAAAAAATAGAAATTTAGATTGGGTGTTAATCGACGCAGAGGGGAAGTTTTTGGGGCTGCTAGATAGCCCTAGATTACTACGTTTTTTGGCTAAAGAGAAAGCAGTAATTGTTGCGGGTATTCCTGCAACTCAGACAAAAAATCATCCTGGAGCAAAGACTCGTCGCTACAAGCAAAATCAACATCAGTCACGTAGACAAAATCCTTTAGTGCAGTTGCTGGAAAGACTACCTTGGCCGTTGATGTTACAAACGAGTAATGGCGAAGTGGTAACACAAAATCCAGCTTGGTGGCAACAATTGGGAGTTTTCAAAGATCTCGAAGGCATCAGGCAAGAAGTAGAAACTATCCTTGCTCCTATTCATGTTAAAAAGCCAGAAAAAAGTCAAGAATACGTCAATCAAAAAGCGATGAAAGTTTACCCCAATAATGGTAGAGGGGGTGACAACGCAGAGCCAAACATATTGATGAAACGGCATCTTAGAAGTGAAGGCATGAATTCAACAGATTCATCTTCAACTTTGCCTATCATGCAGGAGCCAGAAATATCTGCAAACTCTACATCTAGTCGCTGCTTTTTAGATACTCAACTGGGTACTTGTACTTGTGTTGTCGAAGTGCAGAATGGTCAGGAGCGAATTTGGCAGTTTACTAAAATCCCTTTAGATAGTCCTGAGTTGAAGGTTTTGAGTGCTGATTCGGAAGTGACGCTCAGAAGTGAAAATTCAGAAATTCGTCATAATGAGTTGTGGTTAGTTTTAGCAACTGATGTAACCGAACAACAACAACTTTTTAAAGAACTGGCAGCTAAGAATGCCGATTTGATTCAACTAAATCGGTTGAAGGATGAGTTTTTAGCTTGTATTAGTCATGAATTGAAAACACCACTAACAGCCGTTTTGGGTTTATCACGGTTACTAGTTGATCAACAATTAGGAGAATTGAACGAGCGACAAGCCCGTTATGCCAGCTTAATTCATCAAAGTGGACGACATTTGATGAGTGTAGTTAATGATATTTTAGATTTAACGCGGATGGAAACTGGACAGATGGAACTAAATCCGTCTCCAGTGCAAATTAGAGAAGTGTGCGATCGCGCTTTATCAGAAATAAAAACACATCACAATCAACCAAGCAAAGTCATCCCATCTTCTGCATCCGAAAGTCAGAATTCACCAGATCACCAATTTAGCCTCACCATTGAACCAGGTTTAGAACAGATAGTCGCAGATGAATTGCGATTGCGGCAAATGCTGGTACACTTACTTTCCAACGCCTTTAAATTCACCGAAACCTCTGGAGAAATAGGACTGCGGGTGAATCGCTGGGAAGGATGGATTGCATTTACAGTCTGGGATACAGGCATTGGCATTCCTGAACACCAACAACATTTAATCTTTCAAAAATTCCAACAACTAGAAAATCCCCTTACGCGTCAGTTTGAAGGAACTGGTTTGGGACTAGTATTAACAAGGGCGTTAGCTCGTCTACATGGTGGAGATGTCAGCTTTTTATCTCGTGAAGGCAACGGTAGCCAGTTCACATTACTCTTACCACCTTGCCCTCCTAAAACCACCTTTGCCGAATCAGAAGGGGGAAATTCCGAATCACATCAACCAACTTCCTCCCAACGCTTAGTGCTAGTCGTCGAGGCAGTAGCTCGATATATTGAAGACCTCACCCAACATCTCAAAGGCTTAGGTTATCGGGTAGTAATTGCTCGGTCAGGGACAGAAGCATTAGAAAAAGCTCGTCGCTTACAACCAATAACTATATTTTTGAATCCCTTGTTACCCCTGCTATCAGGTTGGGATGTGCTGACTTTACTAAAATCTGATAGTGCAACTCGTCATATTCCGGTGATTGTCACCGCTACGGGAGCAGAAAAAGAACAGGCATTTGCTCACCGAGCTGATAATTTCTTGAGTTTACCAGTAGAGCATCAAGCTTTAGTACCCATTTTAGAAAAATTATGTGCAGCACCAGAAGTTGAGCAGATAGGTTTAGAAAATCCCGAAATCGCAACTACAAAAACTCCGCTGCGGATTCTCAGGTTGGTAAATCCAGAATTAGAATCTGTCAATCCCCAACCCTCCCTGCGAGAACATCGAGTTATTGAAGTAGATGACTTAGATCAAGCAGAACTTTTAGCACGGGTGTGGCAGTTTGATGTAATTTTACTAGATGTAGAAAGTTCCACAGCCCAAAATTATCTCCAACAGTTGACTAACCACCCCCGATTAGCAGCTATCCCGCTAGTAACTTGCGATGTTGCGACTACTTTGACAGCTTCCAAAATACCTGGATTATCAGTGTTTCCTTACTTAACTCCATTAGGGAAGGAAAGTGCCAGTCCCAAAACCAAACCAGATGCTTTATTGTCAGTACTACAAATTGCTTCTGCTATTGGCTGTCCCCCCAATATCTTGGTAGTTGATGTGACTATGTTGCGCGATTTACCACAGGTAAGAGGTAAGCCGTTTAAGGGTTATCAGGGAGAAAAAAATTCTGCTTTGAAAGACAATAAGCAATCTACTGAAAGCGGCAGCGCTACGATATCGCTGAAAAATGAGTATAGTCATAATGATTCCTCAATGAATACTGAACGAGGATCTGAATGGTTCCAAGCTTTAATTCAGTACTTACAAACCGCTGGCTTGAAAGCAGTTATGGGTAACTGCTGGGCAGAAGTGTTACAACAACTTCGTCATCAGAGTGTTGATTTACTACTAATTTGTTTGGGTGAGTCTGCTATTCACAAAGAAATACAAAAAGCATTAACAACCTTGTCTGATTTACCGTTTAATTTGCCGCCAATTTTAGTATTAGACAAAACATTAAATCAAGTAACATATCCAGAAATAGCGACACAGAAAAACAATGGATATCAGTCTAGAGAAAATTATGAAGTTAGTGAATTAGAACAGCTTCCCGGCAATATTGCTACCCAGATTTTACCTCGTTCTATCTCAATGGAAGATTTATTAAATCAAATTAATCAGGCTTTAGTCAAAGGTAATAGGTAATAGGTAATTGGTAATTGGTAATTGGTAATTGGTAATTGGTAATTAAGAAACTTTTCAATGTTAAATCCAAAATCCAAAATTCTTCTACCTCCTGACTCCTGACTCCTGACTCCGAACTCCGAACTCCGAACTCCGAACTCCGAACTCCGAACTCCGAACTCCGAACTCCTGACTCCTAATTATGAAATATCCAGGTTATTTTTTTTAATTTTCTGCAAGGGAATACGAATGAGATTATAAGCACCTTTAGTGGCTATATTCTTGTAATCGTCTGGTTGAAAGTTCATTTCAACCAACTTTTTATGTTCAGTCAGAAGTAGTAGTGATGGTGGTTTGACTTTTGCGGAGGCTTGATTTTGAATATAGTCTAGAGCCTCTTTGGAAAACTTCAAGTAATTAACAGTAGTTTGAGAGTAGAAAGTCACTGTAGGCTTTTTGAACCCGACCATGACTAATTCTTCATTGGGTTGTTTTTCTTGGACAGCGATCGCAGATAATTCTCTTAAAGGTAACTGACGCTGTTGATCCATTATAAACAAAGTGGGCATTAACACCACTGATAAAAATGCCACAAACCCTATGAAATTAATTGCAATGATGGGACGTGGATGATAACTCAATATCAAAGCAGCAATAACAATCGCACCAACAAGCCAAATTATCCCTCCCAAATTTGTTAACCCCAAATTTTCAATCTTTTGGTATAAATTGGGTGCAGCAGGATCAGTACCTACTAACTTAGATAGGTTAAATAGTCCTATTGATAATGTTGATAAAAAGGCCACATTTACCCAGCTACTAATATTGAAAGATTTCAGAGGTTTGGGAATTTGGGGATTTGGAAAAAGGTCACTCCAAAACAATGCTACCAGAATCGCTGCTGCTGGCATTAGAGGTAATAGATAGCTGGGGAGTTTAGTGACAGCGATGCTGAAAAAGCCGAATATACCCAGAAACCAGAAACCAGCAAATAAACCCAATTGTTGAGAACGTTCTTGATCTAGCCAGTGCCTTCTCTGCAAAAATTTTAACCTGGTTAGGGATGCAGGTATAAAAACTGAGTATGGTGCAAAGCCTAATAACACCACTAAAAAGTAAAAATACCAAGGGGCTGAGTGACCGTTAACGACTTCTGTAAAGCGTTCTATATTGTGATAACCAAAAAAGGCATTAATAAAATTCCAGCCATTGCGCCAAGTCACCAAGACATACCAGGGAGCAGATAAAGCAAAGACTATGCCCATGCCCAAAATCGGCCGCATTTCTCGCCACAGTTCCCAGAATTTACCCAAATATAGGGCAAAGGCAATCATGATTAGTCCAGGTAAAACAATTCCCACTGGCCCCTTAGTCAAAATTGCTCCAGCAATTAGTACATAACAAGCTAGATACCATTTATTGGGGAAGGGGGAAGGGGAAGAGTTTTGAGCGTATCCCAGAAAAAAGCATAACAGCGCTGAGGCTATACAACCGGTGAGTAACATATCAGAAACACCGACTCTAGCCCAAACAATCATTTCGGGATTAAATGCCATTAAAGCCGATGCCACAGCGGCTGTTAAATAACGACGAGTAGGATTTGCAACTTGCTCTAATTGATCTTTTTGAGCAAAATGCCATTGGACAACGTAAAATGCCAAAGCAGTTACAGCCGTTGCAGCTAGTGCAGAAGGGATACGGGCGGCCCATTCATTCACCCCCATCATAGAATATGCGATCGCTTGACACCAATAAATTAACGCCGGTTTGTCAAAACGAGTTTCACCATTGAAAAATGGGGTAATCCAATCACCTGTAACTAGCATTTGTCGGGAAGCTTCCGCAAAAAGTGGCTCAGTTTCATCAATCAAGCCAATATTGCCCAAATTCCAACCAAAAGCTATCCAGTTAATCAACAGCAACCATACAATCGAAATAGTCACAGCAAGGGCTGGACGCTGTTCTATCTTATTAAACCATTGGTCAACAGGGCTGGTAACGCTCAATTTTAGCCTCATAAATCCATACTTATAGACACGGTGAGTCGCATCTTTCTCATCCACAATAATTCAAAAGTCGTTCTTCCGTTCAATTTTGTTCTCTGAGGTGGCATTTTATCGAACAGGAGTCAGGAGTCAGGAGTCAGAATGAATCTTGTCCGACTGGCGAATAAATAAATGGGTTTAAGAACCCCAAATTGAAAATTTTGTGGTCT includes:
- a CDS encoding ATP-binding protein gives rise to the protein MLMLHYPLYDFLATVPSCPETSTLAVVLEILEKEQCDRLVVVNQQQCPIGLLYSASLIPKLLAAASGETFLNLQQPISTLNSSLISPIQTIPASERLEKFSLVLPCQQNQKNRNLDWVLIDAEGKFLGLLDSPRLLRFLAKEKAVIVAGIPATQTKNHPGAKTRRYKQNQHQSRRQNPLVQLLERLPWPLMLQTSNGEVVTQNPAWWQQLGVFKDLEGIRQEVETILAPIHVKKPEKSQEYVNQKAMKVYPNNGRGGDNAEPNILMKRHLRSEGMNSTDSSSTLPIMQEPEISANSTSSRCFLDTQLGTCTCVVEVQNGQERIWQFTKIPLDSPELKVLSADSEVTLRSENSEIRHNELWLVLATDVTEQQQLFKELAAKNADLIQLNRLKDEFLACISHELKTPLTAVLGLSRLLVDQQLGELNERQARYASLIHQSGRHLMSVVNDILDLTRMETGQMELNPSPVQIREVCDRALSEIKTHHNQPSKVIPSSASESQNSPDHQFSLTIEPGLEQIVADELRLRQMLVHLLSNAFKFTETSGEIGLRVNRWEGWIAFTVWDTGIGIPEHQQHLIFQKFQQLENPLTRQFEGTGLGLVLTRALARLHGGDVSFLSREGNGSQFTLLLPPCPPKTTFAESEGGNSESHQPTSSQRLVLVVEAVARYIEDLTQHLKGLGYRVVIARSGTEALEKARRLQPITIFLNPLLPLLSGWDVLTLLKSDSATRHIPVIVTATGAEKEQAFAHRADNFLSLPVEHQALVPILEKLCAAPEVEQIGLENPEIATTKTPLRILRLVNPELESVNPQPSLREHRVIEVDDLDQAELLARVWQFDVILLDVESSTAQNYLQQLTNHPRLAAIPLVTCDVATTLTASKIPGLSVFPYLTPLGKESASPKTKPDALLSVLQIASAIGCPPNILVVDVTMLRDLPQVRGKPFKGYQGEKNSALKDNKQSTESGSATISLKNEYSHNDSSMNTERGSEWFQALIQYLQTAGLKAVMGNCWAEVLQQLRHQSVDLLLICLGESAIHKEIQKALTTLSDLPFNLPPILVLDKTLNQVTYPEIATQKNNGYQSRENYEVSELEQLPGNIATQILPRSISMEDLLNQINQALVKGNR
- the kaiC gene encoding circadian clock protein KaiC, encoding MSDKEQQKKPNPPIGGVEKIRTMIEGFDDISHGGLPVGRTTLVSGTSGTGKTLLSLQFLYNGITYFDEPGVFVTFEESPSDIIKNAHIFGWNLPRLIEEGKLFILDASPDPEGQDIVGNFDLSALIERLQYAIRKYKANRVSIDSITAVFQQYEAVGVVRREIFRLVARLKQLSVTTIITTERGEEYGPVASFGVEEFVSDNVVIVRNVLEGERRRRTLEILKLRGTTHMKGEYPFTITNAGVNIFPLGAMRLTQRSSNVRVSSGVKTLDEMCGGGFFKDSIILATGATGTGKTLLVSKFIQDGCVGGERAILFAYEESRAQLSRNAYSWGIDFEELEDQGLLKIICTYPESTGLEDHLQIIKSEIADFKPARIAIDSLSAMARGVSNNAFRQFVIGVTGYAKQEEITGFFTNTSDQFMGSHSITDSHISTITDTIIMLQYVEIHGEMSRAINVFKMRGSWHDKGIREYNITADGPNIKDSFRNYERIVSGAPTRVSIDEKAELSRIVKRFEDK
- a CDS encoding ArnT family glycosyltransferase codes for the protein MRLKLSVTSPVDQWFNKIEQRPALAVTISIVWLLLINWIAFGWNLGNIGLIDETEPLFAEASRQMLVTGDWITPFFNGETRFDKPALIYWCQAIAYSMMGVNEWAARIPSALAATAVTALAFYVVQWHFAQKDQLEQVANPTRRYLTAAVASALMAFNPEMIVWARVGVSDMLLTGCIASALLCFFLGYAQNSSPSPFPNKWYLACYVLIAGAILTKGPVGIVLPGLIMIAFALYLGKFWELWREMRPILGMGIVFALSAPWYVLVTWRNGWNFINAFFGYHNIERFTEVVNGHSAPWYFYFLVVLLGFAPYSVFIPASLTRLKFLQRRHWLDQERSQQLGLFAGFWFLGIFGFFSIAVTKLPSYLLPLMPAAAILVALFWSDLFPNPQIPKPLKSFNISSWVNVAFLSTLSIGLFNLSKLVGTDPAAPNLYQKIENLGLTNLGGIIWLVGAIVIAALILSYHPRPIIAINFIGFVAFLSVVLMPTLFIMDQQRQLPLRELSAIAVQEKQPNEELVMVGFKKPTVTFYSQTTVNYLKFSKEALDYIQNQASAKVKPPSLLLLTEHKKLVEMNFQPDDYKNIATKGAYNLIRIPLQKIKKNNLDIS
- the kaiB gene encoding circadian clock protein KaiB; protein product: MNKIGKTYVLKLYVAGNTPNSVRALNTLKNILEQEFQGVYALKVIDVLKNPQLAEEDKILATPTLSKILPPPVRKIIGDLSDRERVLIGLDLLYEELSEEDWEE
- a CDS encoding KaiA family protein, with product MILPILLIWRSDVKKYLDNYDPLYSHQSLIEQLWNFLESIITQLFAWPLAVITPVKISSLQKIRQLNINAQLAHSQKYSYVLACNQQWFQEMSPAEKQEILEKLKSDYRVILINYFTTDKNLKIIIDKFINALFYANIPVPRIIEMHMELIDEFSKQLRLEGRSDETLLDYRLTLIDILANLCEAYRCSVSKMN